One region of Oceanibaculum indicum P24 genomic DNA includes:
- a CDS encoding YdcH family protein — protein sequence MSHVPHELAEEFPEYKEKMHTLKQESAHFARLSDEYHEVNRAIHRMQERIEPVSEDVEEEMRKKRLALKDEIAAILKSA from the coding sequence ATGTCTCACGTTCCGCACGAACTCGCCGAGGAATTCCCGGAATACAAGGAGAAGATGCATACGCTGAAGCAGGAAAGCGCGCATTTTGCACGTCTCAGCGATGAGTATCATGAGGTGAACCGTGCCATCCATCGCATGCAGGAACGCATCGAGCCGGTCTCCGAGGATGTCGAGGAAGAAATGCGCAAGAAGCGCCTCGCCCTGAAGGACGAGATTGCGGCCATCCTGAAAAGCGCCTGA
- a CDS encoding efflux RND transporter permease subunit produces MFEAIIRRGTLMTVTVLVLGVLGVVAATRIPVQMIPDLDVRTISVRTDWPGATPQDIEKEILIEQEQYLRSIPSLERLVATASTGEAEIELEFAFDVDITEKLIQVNNALSQVPSYPENVDQPRIYATSFSANSFMFFNVTPLPGNPRGLNMIMMEDFLDDTVRPRMEAVTGVSRVNVYGGAERQVQILLDPARLAERDLTVLDVREALAQRNRDTSGGELESGKRRFLLRTIGRFDDLEALGDLIVVRRGDALVRLKDLGEIRLGHAKQRTESFVNGQPVVSLSVRRESGSNVIDIKRAMLETIDEVNAEVLRPAGMQMTLLSDDVRYVEASVRNVWINLGIGAVLATAVMFLFLRSGKATLVGVMGIPLCTVAAFLGLLLAGRTVNVISLAGVAFAIGMTLDNSIVVLESIDLHRRKGLDRMRAAIEGVRKVWPAVVASTLTTILVFVPILFIEEEAGQIYSDIAIAISASILASMLVAVTLVPTAAARIDFIGAAPGGKAGKDGPARKKLDERIADGVQALIATPARRLGCLAGTVALCAFVIVGLTPAAEYLPEGEEPKTFAVMNAPPGYNLSAMSEIGRELEAYFLPFVDDDPARFAAGEVPVPAMRYINMRIEAQQIRIIAESVDPAQIDALSEAIARKYREYPGMRAFATQGSIITSNDGGTRSINLDISGPSLQAVYEVALAAYRRAGEIFDNPRIQAQPSTLSLSQPLIEVRPDWRRAAELGLNGQDIGFMVSALTDGAYVGEFFQDDDKIDIYFYSGEGQRVPLDGIGTLPIRTPQGAVVPLSSVARIVETVDTNIIRRLNGRRTLTLNVIPPDDVPLESGVALVRQELVQHLRDSGAVPADIRIDISGASDQLAATQEALSGNYVVAIVIVYLLLVAIFTHWGYPLLIMATIPLGIAGGIVGLWLMNVVGGWLPSVGLAEIRQPFDMISMLGFLILMGTVVNNPILIVHQAMELIRKEGRGIRDAIREAVASRLRPIAMSTITTICGLAPLVLLPGEGTELYRGVGAIVLFGILGATIVTLTFLPCLMVFVLGWGERRKASALG; encoded by the coding sequence GTGTTCGAAGCCATCATTCGCCGTGGCACGCTGATGACCGTCACGGTCCTGGTGCTCGGCGTGCTGGGCGTCGTTGCCGCGACGCGCATACCGGTACAGATGATTCCCGATCTCGATGTGCGCACCATCTCGGTCCGGACGGACTGGCCGGGGGCGACGCCGCAGGATATCGAGAAGGAAATCCTGATCGAGCAGGAACAGTATCTGCGCAGCATTCCCAGCCTGGAACGGCTGGTCGCGACGGCCAGCACCGGCGAGGCGGAGATCGAGCTGGAATTCGCCTTCGACGTGGATATCACCGAGAAGCTGATCCAGGTGAACAACGCGCTAAGCCAGGTGCCGTCCTATCCGGAGAATGTCGATCAGCCGCGCATCTACGCCACTTCCTTCTCCGCCAATTCCTTCATGTTTTTCAATGTCACGCCGCTGCCGGGCAATCCGCGCGGCCTGAACATGATCATGATGGAGGATTTCCTCGACGATACCGTGCGCCCGCGCATGGAGGCGGTGACTGGGGTGTCGCGCGTCAATGTCTATGGCGGTGCTGAACGCCAGGTGCAGATATTGCTCGACCCGGCCCGCCTTGCCGAACGTGACCTGACCGTCCTGGATGTCCGGGAGGCACTGGCGCAGCGCAACAGGGACACATCCGGCGGCGAGCTGGAAAGCGGGAAACGGCGCTTTCTGCTGCGCACCATAGGGCGGTTCGACGATCTGGAAGCGCTCGGCGACCTCATTGTCGTGCGGCGCGGCGATGCGCTGGTCCGGCTGAAGGATCTCGGCGAGATCAGGCTGGGCCATGCCAAGCAGCGCACCGAATCCTTCGTGAACGGGCAACCGGTGGTCAGCCTGTCGGTGCGGCGCGAGAGCGGCTCCAATGTCATCGACATCAAGCGCGCAATGCTGGAAACCATCGACGAGGTGAATGCGGAGGTGCTGCGTCCCGCCGGCATGCAGATGACGTTGTTGTCCGACGATGTGCGCTATGTCGAGGCATCGGTGCGCAATGTCTGGATCAATCTGGGCATCGGCGCCGTGCTGGCGACTGCCGTGATGTTCCTGTTCCTGCGGTCCGGCAAGGCGACGCTGGTCGGCGTCATGGGCATCCCGCTCTGTACGGTCGCTGCTTTCCTAGGCCTGCTGCTGGCCGGGCGCACGGTCAATGTGATCTCGCTCGCCGGTGTCGCCTTCGCCATTGGGATGACCCTGGACAACAGCATCGTTGTGCTGGAAAGCATCGATCTCCACCGCCGCAAGGGGCTGGACCGCATGCGGGCGGCCATCGAAGGCGTCCGCAAGGTCTGGCCGGCGGTGGTTGCCTCCACCCTGACCACGATCCTGGTCTTTGTCCCGATCCTGTTCATCGAGGAGGAAGCCGGGCAGATCTATTCCGACATCGCCATCGCCATCTCCGCCTCGATTCTGGCTTCCATGCTGGTTGCGGTCACGCTGGTGCCGACCGCCGCCGCCCGCATCGATTTCATCGGCGCCGCGCCGGGCGGCAAAGCGGGAAAGGACGGTCCGGCCCGGAAGAAGCTGGACGAACGTATCGCCGACGGCGTTCAGGCGCTGATCGCCACGCCCGCCCGAAGGCTGGGCTGCCTTGCCGGCACAGTGGCGCTCTGCGCTTTCGTGATCGTCGGGCTGACGCCGGCGGCAGAATATCTTCCCGAAGGCGAGGAGCCCAAGACCTTCGCGGTGATGAATGCGCCGCCGGGCTATAACCTGTCAGCCATGTCGGAGATTGGCCGGGAGCTGGAGGCCTATTTCCTGCCCTTCGTGGATGATGACCCGGCGCGATTCGCGGCGGGCGAGGTGCCGGTACCGGCGATGCGCTACATCAACATGCGGATCGAGGCGCAGCAGATCCGCATCATCGCCGAGAGCGTCGATCCGGCGCAGATCGATGCGCTGAGCGAAGCCATTGCCAGAAAGTATCGAGAATATCCGGGCATGCGCGCCTTCGCCACGCAAGGCTCGATCATCACCAGCAATGATGGCGGCACGCGCAGCATCAATCTGGATATCTCCGGACCGTCGCTGCAGGCGGTGTATGAGGTGGCGCTGGCCGCCTACCGCCGTGCCGGGGAAATATTCGACAATCCGCGCATTCAGGCACAGCCATCCACCCTGTCGCTCTCCCAGCCGCTGATCGAGGTCCGCCCGGACTGGCGGCGTGCGGCCGAGCTGGGGCTGAACGGGCAGGATATCGGCTTCATGGTCTCAGCGCTGACCGATGGCGCCTATGTCGGCGAGTTCTTCCAGGATGACGATAAGATCGACATCTATTTCTACAGCGGGGAAGGGCAGCGCGTGCCGCTGGACGGGATCGGGACTTTGCCGATCCGGACACCGCAAGGCGCTGTCGTGCCGCTGTCTTCCGTGGCGCGGATCGTGGAGACCGTCGATACCAACATCATCCGCCGGCTGAACGGACGCCGCACCCTCACCCTGAACGTGATCCCGCCCGACGATGTGCCGCTGGAATCCGGCGTGGCGCTGGTCCGCCAGGAACTGGTGCAGCATCTGCGCGACAGCGGCGCGGTACCGGCTGACATCCGCATCGATATCTCCGGCGCCAGCGACCAGCTTGCCGCCACGCAGGAGGCGCTGTCCGGCAATTATGTCGTGGCCATCGTGATCGTCTATCTGCTGCTGGTGGCCATCTTCACTCATTGGGGGTATCCTCTGCTGATCATGGCGACGATTCCGCTGGGCATTGCCGGCGGTATCGTCGGGCTGTGGCTAATGAATGTCGTGGGGGGATGGCTGCCGAGCGTTGGTCTGGCCGAAATCCGCCAGCCCTTCGACATGATCTCCATGCTTGGCTTCCTGATTCTGATGGGAACGGTGGTGAACAACCCGATCCTGATCGTGCATCAGGCCATGGAACTGATCCGCAAGGAGGGGCGCGGGATCAGGGACGCCATCCGCGAGGCTGTCGCGTCGCGCCTGCGGCCGATTGCCATGTCAACCATCACCACGATCTGCGGGCTGGCGCCGCTTGTGCTGCTGCCGGGTGAGGGGACCGAACTCTACCGGGGAGTCGGCGCCATTGTGCTGTTCGGTATCCTGGGCGCGACCATCGTGACGCTGACTTTCCTGCCCTGCCTGATGGTGTTCGTGCTGGGCTGGGGGGAACGGCGCAAGGCCTCAGCGCTTGGTTAA
- a CDS encoding RraA family protein — translation MPVGFRWVRGHVRADRALVDRFAAVPVAIVSDNMNRMFAGGADLRPMHACEGGSGGLAGAALTVLTRPGDNLVIHKAIDVAERGDVIVVDAGGDTTSAVVGELIARHAQVRGVAGFVINGAIRDLDAFRGGNFPIFATGVTHRGPYKDGPGEIGVPLSIGGMVVHSGDIVIGDADGVLAVPRAEAGSIIGLAEAQQAKEAEILRQIESGTWDRRWVDEMLKARGFTEE, via the coding sequence ATGCCGGTTGGTTTCAGATGGGTGCGCGGCCATGTCCGCGCGGATCGCGCGCTGGTGGATCGTTTCGCGGCGGTGCCCGTCGCCATCGTCAGCGACAATATGAACCGCATGTTCGCCGGCGGTGCCGATCTACGGCCAATGCACGCCTGTGAAGGGGGAAGCGGCGGGCTGGCCGGGGCGGCGCTGACGGTGCTGACAAGGCCGGGGGATAATCTGGTGATCCACAAGGCTATCGATGTCGCGGAACGGGGCGATGTGATTGTCGTCGATGCCGGCGGCGATACCACCAGTGCTGTGGTCGGCGAACTGATTGCCCGCCACGCGCAGGTCCGCGGTGTCGCCGGTTTCGTCATTAACGGGGCGATCCGCGATCTGGACGCCTTCCGCGGTGGCAATTTCCCGATCTTCGCCACCGGCGTCACCCATCGCGGCCCGTACAAGGACGGGCCGGGGGAGATCGGCGTTCCGCTCAGCATCGGCGGCATGGTGGTTCACTCCGGCGATATCGTCATTGGCGATGCCGATGGCGTGCTGGCGGTGCCGCGAGCCGAGGCCGGGTCGATCATCGGATTGGCCGAGGCACAGCAGGCGAAGGAGGCGGAAATCCTGCGGCAGATCGAATCCGGCACCTGGGACCGGCGCTGGGTGGACGAGATGCTGAAGGCCCGTGGGTTCACCGAGGAGTGA
- a CDS encoding EAL domain-containing protein — protein sequence MAFQPILDASHEEIYAHEALVRGMNGESAGKILGQVTEKNRYWFDQQCRVKAIELAAQLGLGPKQRLSINFLPNAVYQPTACIRMTVETARKVGLPLDRIIFEVTEGEQVVEHDKLVAIIRAYKEFGLLTAIDDFGAGYSGLNLLADFQPDIIKLDMALTRNIDSDRVRRSIVAGILTVCRELDIMVIAEGIETPEEYATLREMGVRHFQGYLFARPVFRDFAREIVFPGV from the coding sequence ATGGCCTTCCAGCCGATCCTGGATGCCAGCCATGAGGAGATCTATGCGCATGAGGCGTTGGTGCGCGGCATGAATGGCGAGTCGGCAGGAAAGATTCTGGGCCAGGTCACCGAGAAAAACCGCTACTGGTTCGACCAGCAATGCCGGGTGAAGGCCATCGAGCTGGCAGCCCAGCTTGGTCTGGGGCCGAAACAGCGCCTGTCGATCAACTTCCTGCCCAACGCCGTGTACCAGCCGACGGCCTGCATCCGCATGACGGTGGAAACCGCCCGGAAAGTCGGCCTGCCGCTCGATCGGATTATCTTTGAGGTTACGGAAGGCGAGCAGGTTGTCGAACACGACAAGCTTGTCGCCATCATCCGTGCCTACAAGGAATTCGGCCTGCTGACCGCAATTGACGATTTCGGCGCCGGCTATTCCGGCCTGAATCTGCTGGCCGACTTCCAGCCCGACATCATCAAGCTCGACATGGCGCTGACCCGAAACATCGACAGCGACCGGGTGCGCCGCTCCATCGTGGCCGGCATCCTGACGGTCTGCCGCGAGCTGGACATCATGGTCATCGCCGAGGGCATCGAGACGCCGGAGGAATATGCGACGCTGCGGGAGATGGGTGTGCGTCATTTCCAGGGCTATCTGTTCGCCCGGCCTGTGTTCCGGGACTTCGCGCGGGAGATCGTCTTTCCCGGAGTTTGA
- a CDS encoding MBL fold metallo-hydrolase: MQLTLLGTGCPVVSLERYGPAQLIRTPDAAVLVDCGSGVTQRLVAAGCPGKLLDAVLLTHLHSDHLVDLYQLIISSWHQGRERPQRIFGPKGTRRYVEGLMALWEPERRQRIAHEARPSTIGLEVEVTEISDGWAERFGSLRATGFAVNHRPVEHAFGFAFESGGRKLVLSGDTRPCPALEAQAKGADLLVNEVFIHREMPVIAGVRSAETVANVGAYHTLSTEVGKMAQRAGAKRLALTHFVPPACDREALLAEVRADYGGPVIIGEDLMRFDLTAETLTYGQATLSLPS; this comes from the coding sequence ATGCAGCTTACCCTTCTCGGCACCGGATGCCCGGTTGTCAGTCTGGAACGCTACGGACCGGCGCAGCTGATCCGGACACCGGACGCGGCCGTGCTGGTCGATTGCGGTTCCGGCGTCACCCAGCGGCTGGTGGCGGCGGGCTGCCCCGGCAAGCTGCTGGATGCGGTGCTGCTGACGCATCTCCATTCCGACCATCTGGTCGATCTCTACCAGCTCATCATCTCATCCTGGCATCAGGGGCGAGAGCGCCCACAGCGCATCTTCGGGCCGAAGGGGACGCGGCGCTATGTCGAGGGGTTGATGGCACTGTGGGAGCCGGAGCGCCGGCAGCGCATCGCCCATGAGGCAAGGCCATCCACCATCGGACTTGAGGTCGAGGTCACGGAAATATCGGATGGCTGGGCGGAACGCTTCGGCAGCTTGCGGGCTACCGGCTTCGCGGTCAATCACCGGCCGGTCGAACATGCCTTCGGCTTCGCGTTCGAGAGCGGCGGCAGGAAGCTGGTGCTGTCCGGTGATACCCGCCCCTGCCCGGCGCTGGAAGCACAGGCGAAGGGCGCCGACCTGCTGGTGAACGAGGTGTTCATCCATCGCGAGATGCCGGTGATCGCGGGTGTGCGCTCCGCCGAGACGGTGGCGAATGTCGGCGCCTACCACACACTGTCCACCGAGGTTGGCAAGATGGCGCAGCGCGCTGGCGCGAAACGTCTGGCGCTGACGCATTTCGTCCCGCCCGCCTGTGACCGCGAGGCGCTGCTGGCCGAGGTCCGTGCCGACTATGGCGGACCAGTCATCATCGGCGAGGATCTGATGCGCTTCGACCTGACAGCGGAAACCCTGACCTATGGCCAGGCGACCCTGTCGCTGCCCTCCTGA
- a CDS encoding P1 family peptidase, which produces MTHPRRARDLGIAPGTLPTGPLNAITDVAGVRVGHVTVREGERIRTGVTAILPHGGNPFQDKVPAGLAVFNGYGKLAGATQLVELGEIETPILLTNTLAVGRAIEAVNRWTLAQKGNERVASLNAMVGETNDSRLNDIRQPFPTVEQMINAIESASDGPVAEGAVGAGAGTVAFGHKGGIGTSSRVLSGKDGGYTVGVLVQSNYGGDLRLDGQSVKNFKTLQADVDGSIMMILATDAPLSDRNLRRLAMRCHGGLARTGAALSNGSGDYAIAFSTAEAVRRTPDRRAAASPILDLPNDKISPLFLAAIKATEEAILNSLLMAETVEGWDTARAKPNRVKALRLGN; this is translated from the coding sequence ATGACCCATCCGCGCCGCGCCCGCGATCTCGGCATAGCCCCCGGCACGCTGCCGACTGGTCCGCTGAACGCCATCACCGACGTCGCCGGTGTGCGCGTCGGCCATGTGACGGTGCGCGAGGGCGAGCGCATCCGCACCGGCGTGACGGCGATCCTGCCGCATGGCGGCAATCCGTTTCAGGACAAGGTGCCGGCGGGCCTCGCCGTGTTCAATGGCTACGGCAAGCTGGCTGGCGCCACACAGCTGGTCGAGCTCGGCGAGATCGAGACGCCGATCCTGCTGACCAACACGCTGGCGGTCGGCCGCGCCATCGAAGCGGTGAACCGCTGGACCCTGGCACAGAAGGGCAATGAGCGTGTTGCCTCGCTGAATGCCATGGTGGGGGAGACCAATGACAGCCGTCTGAACGATATCCGCCAGCCCTTCCCTACCGTGGAACAGATGATAAACGCCATTGAGAGCGCCTCGGACGGCCCGGTCGCCGAGGGTGCCGTGGGTGCCGGTGCGGGCACTGTCGCGTTCGGTCACAAGGGCGGCATCGGCACCAGCTCGCGCGTGCTGTCCGGCAAGGATGGCGGCTACACGGTCGGTGTTCTGGTGCAGTCGAACTATGGCGGCGATCTGCGACTCGATGGGCAGAGTGTCAAGAATTTCAAAACCCTGCAGGCCGATGTTGACGGCTCGATCATGATGATCCTGGCAACCGATGCACCGCTGTCCGACCGCAATCTGCGACGTCTGGCGATGCGCTGCCATGGCGGGTTGGCCCGCACCGGGGCGGCGCTCAGCAACGGGTCCGGTGACTATGCCATCGCCTTCTCCACGGCAGAGGCGGTGCGCCGCACCCCAGACCGCCGCGCCGCCGCCAGCCCGATCCTCGACCTGCCGAACGACAAGATTTCTCCCCTCTTCCTCGCCGCCATCAAGGCGACGGAGGAAGCCATCCTGAATTCGCTGCTTATGGCGGAGACCGTGGAGGGCTGGGACACCGCCAGGGCGAAGCCGAACCGGGTCAAGGCCTTGCGGCTGGGCAATTGA
- a CDS encoding methyl-accepting chemotaxis protein, whose protein sequence is MNDLIALRHNMAKFSLILLWAHLPLMLAVGYGVGLANTVTASIIIAGAALIATLASIRDLAHASARYTIGVALVIIVSAFVYAFAGHPWQIDLHMYYFAGLAIVAGFCCWPTILLTAGVVAVHHLVLNFALPAAVFPDGGSLARVILHAVIVVLETGVLIWLTSNLVKALFTSESAVNAAKEAQAETERLSLARERDQAATAEQRRAEMMKIASEFEQGVGRIAANLKQASEKARTESDRLAETAASTQSETDEAAGSAEEAANGVQSVATASEELSASISEISRQVNQATQLTDSAGQDARTASKTVEDLAQSAEQIGAVLVLIQEIAEQTNLLALNATIEAARAGEAGKGFAVVASEVKSLANQTGEATDNIRKQIGEIQEATRLAVQAIGQVTGAVSNIDGVTSTIASAVHEQSAATSEISGAAQKVAQSVSNTAANIQHLQSSASRTNAVSMSMQDVATGLRDEVGKLEQGIASFLDNLRRA, encoded by the coding sequence ATGAACGATTTGATCGCGCTTCGCCACAACATGGCGAAGTTCTCCCTGATCCTGCTCTGGGCCCACCTGCCCCTGATGCTGGCCGTCGGCTATGGCGTCGGGCTGGCAAACACCGTGACCGCCAGCATCATCATTGCGGGCGCCGCCCTCATCGCCACCCTGGCTTCGATCCGCGATCTCGCCCATGCCAGCGCGCGTTACACCATTGGCGTGGCGCTTGTCATCATCGTCTCGGCCTTTGTCTATGCCTTCGCTGGCCATCCCTGGCAGATCGACCTGCACATGTATTATTTTGCGGGCCTCGCCATTGTCGCCGGCTTCTGCTGCTGGCCGACCATCCTGCTGACGGCGGGCGTGGTCGCCGTGCACCATCTGGTGCTGAACTTCGCCCTGCCCGCCGCGGTCTTCCCCGATGGCGGCAGCCTTGCCCGCGTCATCCTGCACGCCGTCATCGTCGTGCTGGAAACCGGCGTGCTGATCTGGCTGACCAGCAATCTGGTGAAAGCGCTGTTCACCTCGGAAAGTGCCGTCAATGCCGCCAAGGAGGCGCAGGCCGAAACCGAACGCCTGTCCCTGGCGCGGGAACGCGACCAGGCGGCAACGGCGGAACAGCGCCGGGCCGAAATGATGAAGATCGCCAGCGAGTTCGAGCAGGGCGTCGGCCGGATTGCGGCCAATCTGAAGCAGGCATCGGAAAAGGCCCGGACCGAGTCCGACCGTCTGGCGGAAACCGCCGCCTCGACGCAGAGCGAGACTGATGAGGCCGCCGGCTCGGCCGAAGAAGCCGCGAATGGCGTGCAGAGCGTGGCCACGGCCTCCGAGGAGCTGAGCGCCTCGATCAGCGAGATCAGCCGGCAGGTAAACCAGGCAACCCAGCTGACCGACTCCGCCGGCCAGGATGCCCGGACCGCGAGCAAGACCGTTGAGGATCTGGCGCAGAGTGCCGAACAGATCGGCGCGGTACTGGTGCTGATCCAGGAAATCGCGGAGCAGACCAACCTGCTGGCGCTGAATGCGACCATCGAGGCCGCACGCGCCGGCGAGGCCGGCAAGGGCTTCGCCGTGGTTGCCTCGGAAGTGAAATCGCTGGCCAACCAGACCGGCGAGGCCACCGACAATATCCGCAAGCAGATCGGCGAGATCCAGGAAGCGACTCGCCTGGCCGTGCAGGCTATCGGTCAGGTCACCGGTGCTGTCTCCAACATCGACGGTGTGACCTCCACCATCGCCTCCGCCGTGCATGAGCAGAGCGCGGCCACCAGCGAGATTTCCGGTGCGGCACAGAAGGTGGCGCAGAGCGTCTCCAACACGGCGGCCAATATTCAGCACCTGCAATCCTCGGCCAGCCGCACCAATGCGGTTTCGATGAGCATGCAGGATGTCGCAACGGGCCTGCGTGACGAGGTCGGCAAGCTGGAGCAGGGGATCGCCAGTTTCCTCGACAATCTGCGCCGCGCCTGA
- a CDS encoding efflux RND transporter periplasmic adaptor subunit: MPQALAQDAIVTTARVTVEPIVETVPLTGTVTAPRHSALSVAVAGLVTAVHADIGDRVEAGAVLLEMDTELEHLTLDRLAAATRAARAAYDEARRQLRVGEALVQRRGIPENEVEARAAAVRIAKAEMERLQAEEAFQLARLARHRLVAPYAGIVSRRMANVGEWLSPGTAVLEMVDAGQLFLDVRVPQEVFPRIAPDMQATVRFDALPDQNIVGSVQALIPVSDPESRAAIMRVAFDAASHRVVPGMSAQAILRLDTGTRDIIVPRDALVRFPDGRVAVWIVERTNGEIRVSERLIRPGITVNGSIQVLSGLEAGMEIVTRGNESLREGQAVTIRSDS; encoded by the coding sequence ATGCCGCAGGCTCTTGCCCAGGACGCCATCGTTACGACGGCAAGAGTGACGGTGGAGCCGATTGTCGAGACGGTGCCGCTGACCGGCACGGTGACGGCGCCCAGGCATTCGGCCCTGTCGGTCGCGGTGGCCGGGCTTGTGACCGCGGTGCATGCCGATATCGGCGACCGCGTCGAAGCCGGCGCCGTGCTGCTGGAGATGGATACCGAACTGGAACATCTGACACTGGATCGTCTTGCCGCGGCGACGCGGGCGGCAAGGGCGGCCTATGACGAGGCGCGCCGTCAGCTGCGTGTCGGCGAGGCGCTGGTCCAGCGCCGGGGCATCCCGGAGAACGAGGTCGAGGCCCGCGCCGCTGCCGTGCGGATCGCGAAGGCCGAGATGGAGCGCCTGCAGGCGGAAGAAGCCTTCCAGCTGGCACGCCTTGCCCGGCACAGGCTGGTCGCGCCCTATGCCGGAATCGTGTCGCGCCGTATGGCGAATGTCGGCGAATGGCTGAGCCCCGGCACGGCCGTGCTGGAAATGGTCGATGCCGGGCAATTGTTCCTGGATGTACGGGTGCCGCAGGAGGTTTTCCCGCGCATCGCTCCGGACATGCAGGCGACGGTTCGCTTCGATGCCCTGCCGGATCAGAACATCGTGGGAAGCGTCCAGGCGCTCATCCCGGTCAGCGATCCGGAAAGCCGTGCCGCCATCATGCGTGTTGCCTTCGATGCGGCCAGCCACCGCGTGGTTCCGGGCATGTCCGCGCAGGCTATTCTCCGGCTCGACACCGGCACCCGGGACATCATCGTCCCGCGCGATGCCCTGGTCCGCTTTCCCGACGGGCGGGTGGCGGTCTGGATCGTCGAGCGTACGAATGGCGAGATCCGCGTTTCCGAACGGCTGATCAGGCCGGGCATCACGGTGAATGGCAGTATTCAGGTGCTCTCCGGGCTGGAGGCCGGGATGGAGATTGTCACCCGCGGCAATGAGTCCCTGCGCGAGGGGCAGGCCGTCACCATCCGTTCCGACAGCTGA